From one Paenibacillus sp. FSL K6-1330 genomic stretch:
- a CDS encoding undecaprenyl-diphosphate phosphatase translates to MDFLTILKAIILGIVEGLTEFAPVSSTGHMIIVDDMWLKSEEFLTKYVANTFKVVIQLGSILAVLVVFKDRFLDLLGLKRKKPEAGVPAVTGRLKLSQVIVGLIPAGVLGVLFEDLIDEHLFSTETVLIGLVIGAIFMIVADKVSSKREPNVVTVDQITYKQAFSVGLIQCLSLWPGFSRSGSTISGGVMLGMSHRAAADFTFIMAVPIMFGASLLSLLKNWEYFTLEALPFFIAGFVAAFVFALISIRFFLKLINRIKLVPFAIYRIVLAAIIALVLYL, encoded by the coding sequence ATGGATTTTTTAACCATCCTCAAAGCAATTATTCTGGGAATCGTCGAGGGACTGACCGAGTTCGCTCCTGTATCCTCTACCGGTCATATGATCATCGTTGATGATATGTGGCTGAAATCCGAGGAGTTTCTGACGAAATACGTAGCCAACACTTTTAAGGTTGTCATTCAGCTTGGTTCCATTCTAGCCGTCCTCGTTGTGTTTAAGGACCGCTTCCTGGATCTCTTGGGCCTCAAGCGCAAAAAGCCTGAAGCCGGCGTACCGGCGGTTACGGGCAGACTGAAGCTCAGCCAGGTTATCGTCGGTTTGATTCCGGCTGGTGTTCTGGGCGTCTTGTTCGAAGACCTAATTGACGAGCATTTATTTTCTACCGAAACGGTGCTGATCGGACTTGTAATCGGGGCCATCTTCATGATCGTTGCCGATAAAGTCAGCTCGAAAAGAGAGCCGAACGTGGTCACTGTCGACCAAATAACGTACAAACAGGCATTCAGCGTCGGATTGATTCAGTGTTTGTCGCTCTGGCCAGGCTTCTCCCGCTCCGGCTCCACCATCTCCGGAGGCGTCATGCTCGGTATGAGTCACCGCGCGGCGGCGGACTTCACCTTCATTATGGCGGTGCCGATCATGTTCGGAGCCAGCTTACTGTCGCTGCTAAAGAATTGGGAATACTTCACGCTGGAGGCTCTTCCATTCTTCATCGCCGGATTCGTGGCAGCCTTCGTCTTCGCCTTGATCTCCATCCGCTTCTTCCTGAAGCTGATTAACCGGATCAAGCTGGTGCCGTTTGCGATCTATCGGATCGTGCTCGCTGCTATTATTGCGTTGGTGCTTTATCTGTAA
- a CDS encoding DedA family protein, whose product MENWITDMMEQFGYIGILLMIALENVFPPIPSEVILTFGGFMTTYTKLTVPGVIIAATIGSVVGAVILYGIGRLLDVERLEKIVDRWGHILRVKKEDIRKADAWFDKYGYWTVLFCRMIPLIRSLISIPAGMSNMKFGMFLLFTTIGTLIWNIILVCVGAAVGDSWEKIVAFMDVYSNIAYAVIAVAVIAFLFFFFRKRRKSA is encoded by the coding sequence TTGGAAAACTGGATTACGGATATGATGGAGCAGTTCGGCTATATCGGCATCCTGCTGATGATTGCCCTGGAAAACGTGTTTCCTCCGATCCCCTCCGAAGTCATTCTTACCTTCGGCGGATTCATGACCACCTACACGAAACTGACGGTGCCTGGCGTTATCATTGCCGCTACGATCGGATCTGTCGTCGGTGCTGTTATTCTGTACGGGATTGGTCGCCTGCTCGATGTCGAGCGGCTTGAAAAAATCGTAGATCGCTGGGGGCATATCCTCCGTGTCAAAAAAGAAGACATCCGCAAGGCGGATGCATGGTTTGATAAATACGGCTACTGGACCGTGCTGTTCTGCCGCATGATTCCGCTGATCCGAAGCTTGATCTCCATCCCGGCAGGGATGTCCAACATGAAGTTCGGCATGTTCCTCCTCTTCACAACCATCGGCACCCTGATCTGGAACATTATTCTGGTATGCGTGGGAGCCGCTGTCGGCGATTCATGGGAAAAAATCGTAGCCTTCATGGACGTCTATTCCAATATCGCTTATGCTGTAATAGCTGTGGCCGTAATTGCGTTCCTGTTCTTTTTCTTCCGCAAGCGGAGAAAGTCAGCTTAA
- a CDS encoding ABC transporter permease yields the protein MTFRQFAFRNVLRNKRTYAAYFLSSAFSVMIFFVCALFLFHPSIADEMFYPVVIQAMLGAELIMYVFSFFFVLYSVGAFLKTRKREFGILFMHGMTDRQFNKMVFLENMIIGVSAIATGILFGIITGKLFLMAGSAFLGIPPLPFRLPLRALGLTVASYVLLFIIISLCTSRLLRPKALIDLFQSGQRPKTAPRTSPWLSILAAVLLVVSYSLAATTNASTLALRMFPVTLMTMIGTYLLYTQLGVALVRRLKQSRRLAWRRTKLVSLSSLHYRLRDHAQMFSMVTIVLAVSFCSVGVFASIPVLTKQFNEDFPAAIGYLAKAGDTSEKQHLHEIRQELESKKIPFETLSFRVKYTEVEPASAQVGQLQNPLALISFSDYKAAVLMAGLPFDEQPLSGEDALVLIASQNDRAYIRDREHASYRIHDSELLLHEIGYSDHVGVPEYLLPEMDDDSRFGGLVVSDEAFAAITNPVRLERYTGFYVDDFTETEGIVPHLAPRGAVRYEMGQPYALAVSGTLFALRDSLYNMLLFAALLVGTVFFIAAGSFLYFRLYADLDYDRRHYATISRLGMTDKEFRRIVTGQLALLFFVPISLAIVHSIFAFIALQSYFYLSIAAEMGIVLISFLMMQVLYFFFIRSQYLRKLKQTLI from the coding sequence ATGACCTTTCGACAATTCGCTTTTAGGAATGTCCTGAGGAATAAGCGGACCTATGCTGCCTATTTCTTAAGCAGCGCATTCTCCGTCATGATTTTCTTCGTGTGTGCGCTGTTCCTGTTCCATCCTTCGATAGCGGACGAGATGTTCTATCCGGTTGTTATCCAGGCGATGCTCGGGGCCGAGCTGATCATGTACGTATTCTCGTTTTTCTTCGTGCTGTATTCCGTGGGGGCTTTTCTAAAGACGCGCAAGCGCGAGTTCGGCATTCTGTTCATGCATGGCATGACGGATCGCCAATTTAACAAGATGGTGTTTCTCGAAAATATGATCATCGGCGTAAGCGCCATTGCTACAGGCATCCTGTTCGGCATCATTACAGGCAAGCTGTTTCTGATGGCAGGCTCGGCCTTTCTTGGAATCCCGCCCTTGCCGTTTCGATTGCCCCTGCGTGCGCTTGGACTGACGGTTGCAAGTTATGTGCTGCTGTTTATCATTATCTCGCTGTGCACCTCTAGGCTGCTGCGTCCTAAAGCGTTGATCGATCTGTTTCAGTCCGGACAGCGGCCGAAAACCGCGCCCAGGACATCGCCCTGGTTATCGATATTGGCAGCCGTGCTGCTGGTGGTCAGCTACAGCTTGGCCGCCACGACAAACGCATCGACCCTGGCGCTGCGCATGTTCCCGGTTACCTTAATGACGATGATCGGCACTTATCTGTTGTATACGCAGCTAGGAGTTGCTCTCGTGCGAAGGTTGAAGCAGAGCCGCCGGTTAGCCTGGAGAAGGACCAAGTTGGTCTCGCTATCCAGCCTGCATTACCGGCTTAGGGATCATGCACAGATGTTCTCGATGGTGACAATCGTGCTGGCTGTTTCCTTTTGCTCGGTAGGCGTATTTGCCTCCATCCCGGTGCTCACGAAGCAATTCAACGAGGATTTCCCTGCTGCCATCGGTTATCTCGCCAAAGCGGGGGACACCTCCGAGAAGCAGCATTTACATGAAATCCGGCAGGAGCTTGAGTCGAAAAAAATACCGTTTGAAACGCTATCGTTTCGCGTGAAATATACGGAAGTTGAGCCAGCTTCCGCACAGGTCGGGCAGTTGCAAAATCCGTTGGCACTGATCTCCTTCTCCGACTATAAGGCGGCGGTGCTAATGGCGGGACTGCCATTTGATGAACAGCCGCTAAGCGGTGAGGATGCGCTTGTCCTCATTGCTTCGCAAAATGACAGGGCTTATATCCGCGACCGGGAGCACGCTTCGTACCGAATCCATGATTCCGAACTTCTCCTGCATGAAATCGGTTATTCCGATCATGTCGGCGTACCGGAATATTTGCTGCCGGAAATGGACGACGATTCTCGCTTCGGCGGGCTTGTGGTCAGTGACGAAGCCTTCGCCGCCATCACGAATCCGGTCCGGCTAGAGCGGTACACCGGCTTCTATGTGGATGATTTCACAGAGACGGAGGGCATCGTCCCCCATCTGGCCCCGCGCGGAGCGGTGCGTTATGAGATGGGCCAGCCTTATGCGTTGGCGGTCAGCGGCACGCTCTTTGCCCTTCGAGACAGCCTGTACAATATGCTGCTCTTTGCGGCGCTGCTTGTGGGCACGGTGTTTTTTATCGCGGCAGGAAGTTTCCTGTACTTCCGCCTCTATGCCGATCTGGATTATGACCGCAGGCATTATGCCACGATATCCCGGCTTGGAATGACCGATAAGGAGTTCCGGCGGATCGTCACCGGACAGCTGGCGCTGCTGTTTTTTGTACCGATCAGCCTTGCGATTGTGCACAGCATCTTTGCTTTTATCGCGCTGCAGAGCTACTTCTATTTATCCATTGCGGCTGAAATGGGCATCGTGTTGATCAGCTTCCTGATGATGCAGGTCCTGTATTTCTTCTTTATCCGCAGTCAATATCTGCGCAAGCTGAAGCAGACCCTTATATAA
- a CDS encoding ABC transporter ATP-binding protein, whose product MPILSVKHLSKIYEGKVAFQALNNIHFNVTKGEFVGIMGPSGSGKTTLLNLIATIDQPTAGEVIIGGRNPHLLSRSDTALFRRRELGFVFQHFNLLDTLTVEENIVLPLTLEGMPLDEMGIRLSRIADRLGIGSILHKHTYEISGGQMQRTAIARALIQEPSLILADEPTGNLDSKASKEVMQTLSASSKEASATILMVTHDPVAASYCDRVLFIKDGQLYNEMYCGDNRQAFFQKIIDMLALLGGGSHDLSTIRF is encoded by the coding sequence ATGCCCATCTTGAGCGTCAAGCATCTATCTAAAATCTATGAGGGCAAAGTGGCGTTCCAAGCGCTGAACAATATTCACTTCAACGTCACCAAAGGGGAATTCGTCGGCATTATGGGTCCTTCCGGCAGCGGAAAAACCACGCTCCTCAATCTGATTGCAACCATTGATCAGCCCACAGCCGGAGAAGTGATCATAGGCGGGCGCAATCCTCATCTTCTCAGCAGAAGCGACACCGCTCTGTTCCGGCGCCGGGAGCTGGGCTTCGTCTTCCAGCACTTCAATCTGCTGGATACACTGACCGTTGAGGAAAATATCGTTCTCCCGTTGACGCTGGAGGGCATGCCGCTTGACGAAATGGGCATCCGGCTGAGCCGGATCGCAGATCGACTCGGCATCGGGTCCATTCTGCATAAGCATACCTATGAGATATCCGGCGGGCAGATGCAGCGTACCGCCATTGCCAGAGCGCTCATTCAGGAGCCCTCTCTAATTCTCGCTGACGAGCCCACCGGCAACCTAGACTCCAAAGCCTCCAAAGAGGTGATGCAGACGCTTTCTGCTTCGAGTAAAGAGGCTTCCGCAACGATTCTCATGGTCACTCATGATCCGGTGGCAGCCAGCTACTGTGACCGCGTCTTGTTCATCAAAGACGGACAACTATATAATGAGATGTATTGCGGTGACAACCGCCAAGCCTTTTTCCAGAAAATCATTGACATGCTGGCTTTACTGGGAGGAGGCAGTCATGACCTTTCGACAATTCGCTTTTAG
- a CDS encoding HAMP domain-containing histidine kinase: MRLFLQEQRPLMIVYIAQLLVITLIYRLDGYRNLMVSLYAGIISLLLLLGYLVFRFTANRSFYKRLEQRLPGESLTGESSAESSHTPLAEALHQLLKTQFRHYTTDLHNYKHKIEGHLQFINQWAHQMKTPISVIHLILQDDDDPRFAAIGDELDRLKKGLDLVLYTARLDTFEHDFHVENLPLQRIVRNVTSEQKRLFIRRRIYPSIQIDSGLTVATDEKWLSFVLTQLLTNAVRYTLKEQGTLFFNGYTRENQVVLEIRDEGIGIPQSDLPRVFDPYFTGENGRRFQESTGMGLFLVKQICDKLGHAFEIESKVDEGTTVRIIFADSSGHIAQ, translated from the coding sequence ATGAGGCTATTTCTGCAAGAACAACGTCCCTTAATGATTGTCTACATAGCCCAGCTTCTCGTGATAACACTCATTTACAGACTGGATGGCTATCGCAATTTGATGGTTAGTCTGTACGCAGGCATCATCAGCTTGCTGCTGCTTCTCGGCTATCTGGTCTTCCGATTTACAGCCAACCGTTCATTCTATAAACGATTAGAACAGCGGCTCCCGGGAGAATCCCTCACCGGCGAATCCTCGGCAGAATCCTCCCATACCCCGCTCGCCGAAGCGCTTCATCAACTGCTGAAAACCCAGTTCCGGCATTACACCACGGATCTGCATAACTATAAGCATAAGATTGAGGGCCATCTTCAGTTCATCAATCAATGGGCCCACCAGATGAAAACGCCGATTTCGGTCATTCACCTGATTCTTCAGGATGATGATGATCCCCGTTTTGCCGCGATCGGCGACGAGCTGGATCGACTCAAAAAAGGGCTTGATCTGGTGCTGTACACCGCCAGGCTTGATACGTTCGAGCATGACTTTCACGTGGAGAACCTGCCGCTTCAGCGAATCGTCCGGAATGTCACTTCCGAGCAAAAGCGTCTGTTCATCCGGCGGAGAATTTATCCGTCCATCCAGATCGATTCCGGACTAACGGTGGCCACGGACGAGAAATGGCTCTCTTTTGTGCTGACACAGCTGCTGACCAATGCGGTTCGGTATACGCTGAAGGAACAAGGCACCCTCTTTTTTAACGGCTACACCCGGGAGAATCAAGTTGTACTTGAAATCCGGGACGAAGGCATCGGCATTCCCCAAAGCGACCTGCCGCGAGTGTTCGACCCCTATTTCACCGGAGAGAACGGGCGCAGGTTCCAGGAATCGACAGGCATGGGGCTGTTTCTTGTCAAACAAATATGCGATAAGCTAGGACATGCCTTCGAAATCGAATCCAAAGTGGATGAAGGAACGACGGTTCGCATCATTTTTGCGGATTCCTCAGGCCACATTGCACAATAA
- a CDS encoding response regulator transcription factor, which produces MFKIFIVEDDTGLVNLLKEYLHKFGYMTQSVHDFETVRDQFESYDPHLVLLDINLPKYDGYYWCRQFRSLSTCPIIFISARDGKMDQVMALENGADDYITKPFDYEIAMAKIKSQLRRAYGSYAVAQNERVLSVAGLTLDVERLSLSLGQNQTELSHTEAKILDELMKKPEQIISRDRLLEKIWDDQAFVDDNTLNVYITRVRKKLAALGIEDGLQTVRGRGYRLVPNWGDEA; this is translated from the coding sequence ATGTTCAAAATCTTTATTGTCGAAGACGATACCGGGCTGGTCAACCTGCTGAAAGAGTATCTTCATAAATTCGGTTACATGACGCAGTCCGTTCATGATTTCGAGACGGTACGCGATCAATTTGAATCGTATGACCCCCACCTTGTGCTTCTGGATATCAATCTGCCAAAATACGACGGATATTACTGGTGCCGCCAGTTCCGAAGCCTCTCCACCTGCCCGATCATCTTCATCTCCGCCCGCGACGGGAAAATGGATCAGGTGATGGCGCTGGAGAACGGTGCCGATGATTATATAACCAAACCCTTTGACTACGAGATTGCCATGGCCAAAATCAAGAGCCAGCTCCGGCGTGCCTACGGCTCTTATGCTGTCGCTCAGAATGAGCGCGTGCTCAGCGTTGCCGGACTCACGCTCGACGTTGAACGTCTCTCCCTGTCGCTTGGGCAGAACCAAACGGAGCTCAGCCATACTGAAGCCAAAATTTTGGACGAGTTAATGAAGAAGCCCGAGCAGATCATCAGCAGGGACCGGCTTCTGGAGAAAATATGGGATGATCAGGCCTTCGTGGACGATAATACGCTGAACGTATACATCACCCGCGTCCGCAAGAAACTTGCTGCCCTTGGGATCGAGGATGGCCTTCAAACCGTGCGCGGTCGCGGCTATCGACTGGTACCGAACTGGGGGGACGAAGCATGA
- a CDS encoding ATP-binding protein, with the protein MSLRNRTRSSGPTSLRTQLLSRSLIILALLLVLIGALQYVLMKNALFRNQAEALSLQARSIPMELWEADQEPHNRPSGRNNEALPENPRKGDRPMFFLPNMSLSKIETDGGYTDLAADNGLSAPKLTAEVYSAILEKFQKRMPIPYEVIDNAEGTEQIIVFRPYGNPSSPSGVLQLGLDTQPLHAVLLRQLLIFAVLALLAMAAGVALYLPLLRRTLHPLNRMVEAVKRTDAGNLAERFPAVQGQREIDRLAESFNGMLERLEDAFETEREAKEQMRRFIADASHELRTPLTSIHGFLEVLGRGAADNPEQLHAALSSMHGESKRMKKLIEDLLLLAKLDRKPELHLQATRLDQLLLEMEPHLRMLAQGRIVTIQAVPVLCRCDPDKIKQVIYNLFHNAVQHTDSAIGRITLTVNKTKDQAVLLVSDNGAGIPEEHLPHLFERFYRIDESRTRQHGGAGLGLSITQSIIAAHGGQMSVDSTVNQGTVFRAEWPGIIQSLA; encoded by the coding sequence ATGAGTTTGCGAAACCGTACACGTTCATCCGGGCCTACGTCTCTACGTACGCAGCTCTTGTCACGATCCCTCATCATCTTGGCGCTTCTGCTTGTGCTGATCGGCGCATTGCAATATGTATTAATGAAAAATGCCCTGTTCCGCAATCAAGCCGAGGCGCTTTCCCTTCAGGCTCGGTCGATCCCCATGGAGCTATGGGAGGCTGATCAGGAGCCGCATAACCGGCCTTCAGGGCGAAATAACGAAGCCCTTCCGGAAAATCCGCGTAAGGGGGACAGACCTATGTTCTTTCTGCCGAATATGTCGCTTTCCAAGATCGAAACCGACGGAGGCTACACCGATCTGGCCGCTGATAACGGTCTGTCCGCGCCAAAGCTGACAGCAGAGGTTTATTCAGCGATCCTGGAGAAATTCCAGAAGCGCATGCCTATTCCGTATGAAGTAATCGACAATGCCGAGGGCACAGAGCAGATCATTGTCTTTCGCCCTTACGGCAATCCGAGCAGCCCCTCGGGTGTACTGCAGCTTGGATTGGATACGCAGCCCCTGCATGCCGTTCTGCTGCGGCAGCTGCTGATTTTTGCCGTACTGGCTTTACTGGCCATGGCTGCAGGGGTTGCATTGTACCTGCCTTTGCTGCGCCGAACGCTCCACCCCCTGAACCGAATGGTCGAAGCGGTAAAACGCACAGACGCCGGGAACTTGGCGGAGCGTTTTCCTGCCGTGCAGGGTCAACGGGAGATTGACCGCTTGGCCGAATCGTTTAACGGCATGCTGGAAAGGCTCGAGGATGCGTTTGAAACGGAACGTGAAGCCAAAGAGCAGATGCGGAGGTTTATTGCCGATGCTTCCCATGAGCTGCGAACGCCGCTCACTTCCATTCACGGCTTTCTGGAGGTGCTTGGCCGCGGCGCTGCCGACAACCCGGAGCAGCTGCATGCTGCACTATCCAGCATGCACGGGGAATCCAAGCGCATGAAGAAATTGATCGAGGATTTGCTTCTGTTAGCCAAGCTTGACCGCAAGCCGGAGCTCCATCTGCAGGCAACCCGGCTGGATCAGCTGCTGCTTGAGATGGAGCCCCATCTGAGGATGCTTGCCCAAGGCAGGATTGTAACGATTCAAGCGGTACCGGTGCTGTGCCGGTGTGACCCCGATAAGATCAAACAGGTCATCTATAACCTGTTTCATAATGCGGTACAGCATACCGATTCTGCCATAGGGCGGATTACCCTTACGGTTAATAAAACCAAGGACCAGGCCGTACTGCTGGTTAGCGATAATGGAGCCGGGATTCCGGAGGAGCATCTGCCCCATCTGTTCGAGCGGTTCTACCGCATCGATGAATCCCGGACCAGACAGCACGGTGGTGCGGGTCTTGGATTATCCATTACCCAATCCATCATTGCCGCACATGGCGGTCAGATGAGTGTGGACAGCACGGTCAACCAAGGAACGGTTTTTCGTGCCGAGTGGCCGGGTATCATTCAGTCCTTAGCCTGA
- a CDS encoding response regulator transcription factor produces MESTHRIRVLLVDDEPHILQFLELGLQNEGFEVRTAPDGERAIMEASRFEPHIIVLDVMMPGMDGLSVCRRLKEEGRDIAIIMLTAKDEIDDRVKGLMIGADDYMAKPFSFEELLARIQARLRNQFPSLLGEIRLGPFTIDDRKKEIAYQGEALELSPTEYKLLNLLVTKHGSVLSKPNILNIVWDYDFGGEDNIVEVYIRSLREKLGDKEHRVIRTLRGAGYRVDLP; encoded by the coding sequence ATGGAATCAACGCATCGTATTCGTGTTTTGCTAGTGGACGACGAGCCGCATATCCTGCAGTTTCTGGAGCTTGGTCTCCAAAATGAAGGGTTTGAGGTGCGAACGGCCCCGGATGGGGAACGTGCGATAATGGAAGCAAGCCGCTTCGAGCCGCATATCATCGTTCTGGATGTGATGATGCCGGGAATGGACGGACTTTCGGTATGCAGACGGTTGAAAGAGGAGGGTCGGGATATCGCGATCATTATGCTTACCGCGAAGGACGAGATTGATGACCGTGTGAAGGGCCTCATGATCGGAGCGGATGATTACATGGCCAAGCCTTTCAGTTTCGAAGAGCTGCTTGCCCGAATTCAAGCAAGGCTGCGCAATCAGTTCCCGAGCCTGCTGGGTGAAATTCGGCTTGGCCCATTCACCATCGATGACCGGAAGAAGGAAATTGCATACCAGGGGGAGGCCCTTGAGCTGTCGCCCACGGAGTATAAGCTGCTTAATCTGCTTGTGACCAAACACGGCAGCGTTTTGAGTAAACCGAATATTTTGAATATTGTGTGGGATTACGACTTTGGCGGAGAGGATAACATCGTTGAGGTTTATATCCGATCCCTGCGCGAGAAGCTCGGCGATAAGGAACACCGGGTCATTCGCACGCTTCGCGGAGCCGGCTACCGGGTCGATTTGCCATGA
- a CDS encoding pirin family protein, which produces MIGNVYPPENQSTGSLDGGRITEQKPIGFSGEGSAVTRVGPLFYWSWFRSPVEGYIAPHPHQGFEIVTYMIQGKGVHKDSHGTHSELGPGGLQLMRAGSGLTHEERLTGPDAEGFQIWFEPYLRDSLKQNPACRQYRPDSFPVTRIQGGLVKTMIGGSAPTDLSVDVRMLDIQILAGNEAQYELKSGRRAAVLAVRGAGSFCAEEESLQFRQRDFMVMDTKLGETLSLKAQDNVRVILIDVPENPGYPLYSKRP; this is translated from the coding sequence ATGATAGGAAATGTATATCCACCCGAGAATCAGAGCACGGGCTCTCTCGATGGAGGAAGGATAACGGAGCAGAAGCCGATTGGTTTCTCCGGAGAAGGGTCTGCCGTGACCCGGGTGGGGCCACTATTCTATTGGTCCTGGTTCCGTTCGCCCGTCGAAGGTTATATTGCGCCTCATCCCCATCAGGGTTTTGAAATCGTGACTTATATGATTCAGGGAAAGGGCGTTCATAAGGATTCGCATGGCACGCACAGTGAGTTGGGGCCTGGAGGCCTGCAATTGATGAGGGCCGGTTCCGGGCTAACACACGAGGAACGTTTGACTGGACCGGATGCAGAAGGATTTCAGATTTGGTTCGAGCCGTATCTTCGCGATTCATTGAAACAGAATCCTGCCTGTCGTCAGTATCGACCGGATTCCTTCCCGGTAACCCGCATACAGGGTGGACTGGTCAAAACGATGATTGGCGGTTCTGCACCAACCGATTTATCCGTAGATGTGAGGATGCTGGATATTCAGATTCTGGCTGGTAATGAAGCTCAGTATGAACTGAAGTCCGGCAGGAGAGCGGCTGTGCTTGCCGTAAGGGGAGCTGGCAGCTTTTGTGCCGAAGAGGAAAGCCTTCAATTTCGTCAGCGGGACTTTATGGTAATGGATACAAAGCTGGGCGAGACGCTAAGCCTTAAGGCGCAAGACAATGTCAGGGTTATCCTGATTGACGTACCGGAAAACCCTGGGTATCCGCTCTATTCCAAGAGGCCATAA
- a CDS encoding SH3 domain-containing C40 family peptidase, translating into MRDHENDNFVIPQSNEMGEIIIFSKKSFKQLMAGALLSAAVLGSYGYGSVNEVAAASVQSATNGVASSNVYMRNKASTSGKVVDRVHKGDRVQILGKSSGWYKIKTSSGKQGYASSKYINQSSGSSNNSGNSGSTAPSASASVEKVISAGMKYLGTPYEFSSNRNSTKTFDCSAFVRRAFMDGANITLPSDSRKQGQYVKDKGTAVYNVNQLKRGDLVFFMSYRGSSASAYAGLDKSKQRITHVAIYLGDNKLLHTYSKQSGGVLVGTFGDSWKNRFMHGGSVL; encoded by the coding sequence TTGCGGGATCACGAAAATGACAATTTCGTCATTCCACAATCTAACGAGATGGGGGAGATCATTATTTTCTCGAAAAAAAGCTTTAAACAATTGATGGCCGGAGCGCTTCTATCAGCAGCGGTTCTTGGTTCTTACGGATATGGTTCTGTGAATGAAGTGGCTGCTGCCAGCGTGCAGTCTGCAACAAACGGCGTGGCAAGCTCGAATGTGTATATGCGCAATAAGGCTTCGACTTCGGGTAAAGTCGTTGACCGCGTGCATAAGGGTGACCGCGTTCAAATTCTGGGTAAGAGCTCAGGCTGGTATAAGATCAAAACTTCGAGCGGCAAGCAAGGATATGCTTCGTCTAAATATATTAACCAAAGCAGCGGCTCTTCTAACAATTCCGGCAATTCGGGAAGTACTGCGCCTTCTGCCAGCGCCAGCGTTGAAAAAGTAATCAGTGCAGGCATGAAGTATCTTGGCACGCCGTACGAATTCAGTTCTAACCGGAATTCAACGAAGACCTTTGACTGCTCCGCTTTTGTTCGCCGCGCATTCATGGACGGCGCTAACATTACGCTGCCAAGCGATTCCCGCAAACAAGGGCAATACGTCAAGGATAAAGGAACGGCTGTTTACAACGTCAATCAATTAAAACGCGGGGATCTAGTATTCTTTATGAGTTACAGAGGTTCATCGGCATCCGCTTATGCCGGATTGGACAAGTCCAAACAGCGGATCACCCATGTAGCTATTTATTTGGGAGACAATAAGCTGCTGCATACGTACTCAAAACAATCCGGTGGTGTCCTTGTAGGTACCTTCGGTGATTCCTGGAAAAATCGCTT